gtccgaggtcgaatgtcctgtaccgcaGAAGTGtcccaactgggaggcaacacttctgtctgttgattgctgtgtggtgcccattcatctgttgccatagtctttgctcggtttccccaatgtaccatgcctctgggcgctcttgcctgcaatgtatgatatagacaatgttggctgagtcacatgagtacctgccacgtacatggtgggaggtgtcctcacatgtaatggtaatacccatgtccacattctgacaggacttgcagcgcctaccatgacagggttgtatggcgctgtcctgaaagctgggcagcttgctgcGAAcatatgatctgtttgaggtttggcagttgtttaaagggaagcagtggaggtgtggggaaggtcttggtgaggtgctcatcctcgttgataatgtgttgcaggtcacgaagaacatggcatagtttttcagctcctgggaagtactgaaaaacgaagggtaccctgttggttgccaCAGCAAGGTACCGTAATaacttccttaggagatagacacgtgttccctataacaaagtgacaaaacctgaacacaatactccaagtgcggccttaccaaagtcctgtataactgcaacataaattcccaacttccatactcaatgcccGGCCTGATGaatgtcagtgtgccaaatgccttcttcactgccctgtctacatgtgactccactctcagagaaccgtgcacctgcataccaaggtctctctgcccactacaccccttaaggccctcccattcgccgtgcaactcctaccttgatttgagattctaaaatgcaagacctcacgcatctatattaaattccatttgccatttctcggcccacttccccgcctgattaaggtcctgctgcaatttctgataaacttcctcactgatcatgctcccaattactttagtgtcatctgtaaacttacaaatcataccttgtacattctcaaccaaatcatagataacaaacagcaatggacccagcctccagtctgacaaacacccttccactaaaccctccgcttcctaccatcaagccaactgtgtatccaattggccggttcccccagcattccacgagatgtaactctccagagcagcctgccctgtggaactttatcaaaggccttactgatatccatagagactatggttactgcTCATCCCTCATCAAcctgcttggtcacttcatcaacgaactctaacaaatttgggaagcatgatctcccactcacaagtctatgctgactgctctgaatcaaaccctgtgtaagtaatgggtgcagtcagtggtatgctgtccttcattgtaagatgattcaagtacataagtaatgccatcttcctgctgttgtagggccttgctgagagcgtggttgggacactccctacggatttgatctcctttgtaaggaatgatctccttaccacagacacgggtgatggtatcacgaggatagagtgaagaagctgagtgtttaatcagtacagctgtgagagaagaagaaacggtgacgttaaacacgaggagtggcagcgatcacttacttccaaaagagacatggacagggtgagaaattccatactttacccaggattggttggtttgatttattgtcatgtgtacctcagtacagggaaacactttatttatgagcagtggaggaagatcatagtaaacatggccagacagatcatagggtggaaatagacttggacagagtaaggcacacaggttacactgaacaggacatgcactagacaagatcaacatgaacaagatcagcattatttgaacttagagagtccatacatcagtctaacgtgactttcctaatagtttatatgcttacattaactctccccacgttattgtgcagccGGCGAGTGAATCTGTACTGAACGCCATGTTGTTCACAATAcacaacagcagccacaataccttcattctgaaacaggtagccattcccatccaCTTCCACGctacacagagaacacaaggctggcttctcggaggtggaaggtgccttcttgtgacttcacacaacacatatggcttccctccttaCCGCGAGAAAatcacgttaaagtcccacgtgtgtatcatgacagacggagctaagaagaacaacgtggagcagtctgtctgtgcagcctctgctccacttgttcaccacgttagagcatcagttaggagacagcgaggattgttgatgctgaagatcagagtagacagtggtttgctggaaaagcacagcaggagaatcgacgtttcgagcataagacattcatcaggaatcagcatcaattacctcattctgcccctgtgtaagtgcattgaggtgggaatggcctcctactgttcctgtgtaagtcactcaagggactgactggcttcttcctcgtccgattggacacggccaagggcctgactggttATCCctagttcctgtatgacagctcgatgtgctgactagtgtgatgatgctatagctttaagaggttattttgttctggtttcttttacgagagagattgaatgactgttaccaagctggcttgttaggaccacttgagtaaataactagtgaggccttaggtttattttaatgcagatggaatgggtatggtcagctctcacagattaggatttctgggttttggtttctcagtaacatcagaaattattggggtctccaccgagttgaaaactttagtgaatgtctcctggcagttACTCTCTATGGactttctcttggtgctgtttttaaatcctgaattggagaaatatttgtgtcattcagtgtctgaatattcctttttgccaagggttgtgttcatgtgattttccagtattggaacagttcattagtattaggtcctagatctattattctgttaacttgtccaatataaatacgttattctaaattcttctttctttggttttatttcatctatcgtgtttacataaatggtgttatgcttcacaccgagttgtttgaccactcacattgcatctggaacagacactttacattttctttaaaataagaaaacattagagtctaggctaccgccttcaaatattgtcgaggggttctggtgtggcccatcacactagaatccttctcttcctgagtaatatgttaacttgtccaatataaatacgttacgggcggcacggtggcacagtggttagcactgctgcctcacagcgccagagacccgggttcaattcccgcctcaggcgattgactgtgtggagtttgcacgttctccgcgtgtctgtgtggatttcctccgggtgctctggtttcctcccacagtccaaagatgtgcaggttaggtgaattggccatgctaaattgcctgtagtgttaggtaaggggcaaatgtaggggtatgggtgggttgcgcttcggcgggtcggtgttgacttgttgggccgaagggcctgtttccacactgtaagtaatctaatggcactgaatgggctgtccctgttcttctccaatagtatcaatgggctgaacgacttcctcatattcctgtgaaaccagtgagaggtgcggaatgatctcttattttactgtggcaatcctttatatgaatgttatggactctttaaaagcacaagcctcaatggagtccatgtcttgctgcacatggacacagtccagttcaggagctgacgggggcgtcaaattgtggaatcctcagtgaccacccccacttcggatcttatggtggggagggtgtgggcggggagacattgatgaagcagctgaagatgtttgtgaagaggaagcttccCTGAGGATTTTCCAAacaggtgacccaggactgagatggtgaacatcttcctttgtgccatgtttgactccaaacactggagagttttctctgattcccattaagttcagatttgttaagctccttgatgtcaacagaagccttgatatcagggccagtcatttttacctgaccccttgtgtcctgtcagagaggtgagggcgatgatgaattgggtatgaaagaggatttgagaccaagagcagatcagtcaagATCTTAGTGGAGGacaaggcaggtttggggagtgaacgacctgcccctgtgtctgatgttctcacattctgttgttggaaagttagtgggtgttattttcatgaatgttctgttattgaatgttgccgtcagggagaccagaggattttgtgagccatcgctgggtgagatatgggggctgtattcataatgaatttgggtctacaatatGACCAGCTAATTGAGcataagtttcagagaggggaagttcTGTAAAGAgagcctctttcatacccagcctgggttttacaattacatttcccaaatcacctcaacgggtgtgggacagtcttgaagggctgaatgatctcctctgtttctgtgcaacaggttatagaagtaagtagcctctaaatgctcctgcctaacaggtttaatgggctgaatggaacacaggaccacgggattgagggacaggagtgagtcattagatacgttgaaccttctccaccaggcactaagattctagctgatcaggttggggtctcagccccactttcctgtctgcgtcccattatccatgactcagttctctgtcatatatttcactaacgcaactttcaatcaatgtgaacgtagaggcacgataaacttccagtgaagaggattcggatttgaacggTACTTTCAGAATTGTTCGttatccctcttatagaatcagagagtcatacagaacggaaacagacccgttagtccaatctgttcactctgtTGAGatttcaaatctgatccagtcccatttaccagcatttggccaatatccctcctctttcagatactttttaaatgtgcgattgtaactgccttcagcacttcctctgaaagcACTTTCTGTacgcacaccactctctgtgtgaaacatttatcttcaggtcccttctaaatcattcgccctctccccttcaacctatgctctcctgttctggactcccctatcctggggagcagaacgtggctgttcagaatatccatgcccctgatggttttataaacctccataatgtcacccttcagcctctgacaccccagggagaaacacctcaaactaatcaacctctacctaaagctcaaacctccagtcctgggacatccatgtaaatcttttctgcagaaaaccgagttgtacgcagtattcttacagtggcctcaccaacatcctgtacagatacaacatgccaccacaactcctatactcaatgctctgactgattaaggcaaatttgtaaaagtgttctgtaccgcactgtctgcattcaactccactttcaaggaacaatgtacctgcagccctatgtccgtttgtttcacaacactcaccaggaccttaccattaagtgtatcatttCTCCCCTGATGTACCTTCCCAAAATGCgtaaccttgtatttatctaaactaaacttcatctgtcactccttgaccctttgttccatctatttgtggtctcgttgtactctgagataatctactacagcacctttctgatgtcgtctttaaacttactatctatggccccaatatccacatctaaatccttgacataaatgatgaaatgcagtgaactcagtcctgattcttacagcacactgctgctcacaagcctccagtctgaaaaatacccctcttccttcaagccaattgtgattagcttcctctgtatcccatgtgaccgaatcTTACTGATCTACCAATCGGAATgtaatgaacaccttgctgaggtccatattgacaatatctaccaaactgccttcatcaatcatctttgtcacctcttcataaatctcaatcaaattaatgagacatgatttcccatgcagaaagccacgttgtctaccccgatcatcccttaccttcccaaatgttaatctaaatcctatccctcaggatcccctccaacaacttacccaccactgacatcaggctcaccggtctatagttccccggcttttcgggtcactgtttccttttctagtcccactcctccactgctcacaacaaatgttaaatgtaaccaggtcggtgatatagccgatgatatcggtctcagactgggtcagggtcagttttaggaacaagtcaggctagtttctttaatctgctaaaacaacacgtttatgatccagagcaatgtgactccaactatgatggaatgatgaatggcaaactgtttggatattgcaaataaagaatccatatttccctttctaaaaacactgacacacacacacacattctgcaatttcacattgaaagaaccttgtccaaatattagtgcaactaatgacaaaaggaaaaattgcgagattgtccaaaatgttattctgcttctgaagatattgtactcacacagctgctagcaatgggattttatcctgggagagttggatttggctgaattccctttgcattaggctggcgggaggttccaggttagcacagtggctcagtagttcgcactgttccatcacagcatcaagggcatgagttcaattccagcctcggcgactatctgtgtggagtttgcatcttctccccttgtgtgcgtgagcttctgatgggtgctcccgtttcctcccacagcccaaagctgtataattcaatagtccatagtgttcagagatttctactttaggtgcactagtcagttgTAACTGTAAGgccatgggaaggttactctttggaaggttggtatggacttgttgggccgaagggcttgtttccacactgcagggattctataaaaataagaatggtaatgatgacagtagagttttgttttagctcgcacatgttactgtgatgaggaataatgaaggagagagaaagagtgcaataggccgtttcttctcgggcagatgacattttctccctctctgagctgaatcacacaataatgtcattctctcccaaactggaccatgtgaggtctccttgtacattgtccaaactatgtctccatcacattccctgttccatgtcggtgcatcattgctgctgtcatacacagagccataccctgagcagaaaatggtctctgTCAATTTGAAGATATTTTTATATGTCCCGGCGTCatgaaaacataaaatgtttaatgtattcagaatacatagaacatagaacatagaacatagaacagtccagcacagaacaggcccttcagcccaccatgttgtgccgaccactgatcctcatgtaagcaccctcacatttctgtgaccatttgcatatccagcagtctcttaaatatccccaatgacctcgcttccacaactgctgctggcaacgcattccatgctctcacaactctctgtgtaaagaacccgcctctgacatcccctctatactttcctccaaccagcttaaaactatgacccctcgtgttagtcatttctgtcctgggaaatagtctctggctatcaacactatctatgtctctcataatcttgaatatctcaattaggtcccctctcctcctccctttctccaatgaaaaaagtccgagctcagtcaacctctcttcattagataagccctccagtccaggcagcatcctggtaaacctcctctgaaccctctcctaagcattcacatctttcctataatagggcgaccagaactggacgcagtattccaagtgcagtctaaccaaagttttatagagctgcataaagatctcacggctcttaaactcaattcccctgttaatgaaagccaaaacatcatatgctttcttaacaaacctgtccatttgggtggccattttaagagatctatgtaccttCACACAaatatctctctgttccttcacactgccaagaatcctatccttaatcctgtactcagctttcaaattcgaccttccaaaatgcatcacctcgcatttatccaggttgaactccatctgccacctctcagcccatctctgcatcctatcaatgtcccgctgcagcctacaacagcccactatactgtcaacgacacctccaaccgtcgtgacatctgcaaacttgctgacccatccttcaatccccccatccaagtcattaacaaaaaatacaaacagtagaggcccaaggacagagccctgtggaacaccactcaccacagacttccaggcagaatattttccttctactaccactcgctgtcttctgctggccagccaattctgattccaaacagctaacacagatacctgtgttaaaatgaatgttttgttttaacaaatacagaaattgctggaaaagctcggcaggtctgtcagcatccagatgccttttatatgatgtagttgtaccagcctccacgacttcgtctggcagctcattccatacacacaccaccctctgtgtgaaaagctgccccttaggcgTCTtcaaaatcttacccctctcactttccaccaatgtcctctaattttggatgcccctaacctggggaaaaaccttgactacaaaccctatccatgaccgttctgatatTATATACCTTTattgctgtgaaatgtgacttcaatcaacacgaaaggctgtactttcaataatcccgggataaatgctgaaattcaacaccgacacctattctttctccatcaagtcacaattctaaaccagtttaatcagtttgttcggatatattaggagacatttctgtgggatttacaccgagacctttgtgcccggaggtagggacacgagcaccactcggcaatacccataaagctgtaacattattctcctgtgggtttgttcatcagcctgttatgacatgctgtgacatacctctgcaacaggcaggacatgactccacaccttctggtccagagctaggaacactaccaaacaatttcagtaattggaatcaaacccagagccatggctcagagacagggacactacccacgacactactatacccagattttgggtcacattttaagaggcagcgttcagctcggttgggatttattataatcaggttaccattcctgaactacacaaaacattttgttttgttaaacaagtgcaagatcgaaattaactatgaacatctttaaccactattatctgtagtctgcaatattaggggcagaaatcctgcagacacactctgcccaatgaaggctcTCAAACAcatgtttattactgaacaccagacaagaagaaagaccataatttctggtcccagaACACcaatcagtataacccaactctcacgtgtgtctaccctctgcctaaaaccatgaaatgacaccaggccgctgattactgtccagcctctcctccccactgactgtgtctgcaatccgtccctcctccctctaaccacacaaggcaaaccaagttcagggtctttgtgaaaatcaaggccggagtgtgcaggcctcctggagaggggtgggcattttaaaattaaacggggaaggtgaggaggtggtaatatcactcactggccgaggcgtggcagatggagtttagtttggattaatgcaaggtattggatttggtaaatccaacaagagcaggacttatacaattaaacatagagcctttggcagtgttgtagaacagagaccgcgGCCATCagttataattctttaaaagttgcatctcatatagataatgtggttaagaaggtggttaacacacttgtcttcaatggtcagacctttgagtattggtATTGGGacgccatgttgaggttgtacaggacattggtgagacctctaccggaatactgtgtccagtctggacatcctgcccgctcattccataggcacaccaccctctgggtgaaaaagctgcccttaggtcacttttaaatgtttcccctcttacaaccatgtcctctagttttggtctccactacccccttataaaatacattgactattcactttgatatcattgaccttgatgttattaagctggagagggttcagaagagtttaacctggatgttgctggaaatggagggattgagctataaggagaggctggataggctgggacatttttcactggagagtatgagatggaggggtaactgcagaggtttataaaataacgaggggtacagataagctaaagggctgatggcttttccctagagttagggattcaaaactgagggatattttaaggtgcgaggcaaaaagatttacaaaattcaggagaggtaattattttagacagaagctggcttgcgtgtggaatgaacttgcagagcaagtggtgaaaacagggacagttacaatgcttaaaggacatttagatcagtacatggataagacatcagtttggatggtgctgtgagcagctgccctctccctccccctctctgaatgaatccctgttggttttcaccctctgccaatgtctgtgcagtggcgtgtggaggccagcagagggaggcattgcatcactttaagcaccacagagactgccagacctgccccacacagagacacacagatacacacacagtaattgttaggacacagcatagatctcatctggtaatttaaactaaacataaataaatgctgaattcgcctcgtaaactgttaaaatatgagtgagagagaactcccaaattccacagtttaaataaaaacaacaatgtattttttaacactgaaagtgaactgaaagaccctctatctcttaactgcttataacccgactccagctctacagtaatatactgtttctgggtctgccatcctctcatatcacaggtacttgtaagctctcagttcagagcagcagtcactctctcttaaaggtacagtacacacttccaACTTCaacccattataccctgatgaatatagataagtggaaactatctggatttctcttgctctgtggtttgtcaatatttcatctactctgtctcgtatatgtcaggatttttgttgctccattgacagtatgtcattattcgactctgcgggaatatatcagtatttcacgtgtgtgtgtgtggggcaggatttcagttgtttcatggggactgtgacactgtgacaatcttaatgtttgtaaatggtaccaaacctgcaagaattgtaaagtctatggaggacagtgtggaactctaacaggacagtgacacgctggtagatggggatcaatgcagagcagtgtgaggtgatgcacgttGGTATGAacgataaagaaagacagtttaaacaggctgtgccgttataaaggggctgcaggaacagagagcgctgcgtgtatatgagcatgAGCCATgttcggggggtcagtgctataacagatatacggtgagtgtgagggagcagagagaatacagtgacccttatcctgacagagcggggaaggttattgatgcatgtcctgtattgctgggcagttcttcagaccgcagatactgcactgagctgggtggggagctcagaccatgctcggtgggtctggtggtgtggctccctctgggaagggaatggtcaccctctgtactagcccatccaccaggacctccgtgatcctgtcgacaaaccgtggtgtaactGCCCTTATCTGCcctgctcggggtaaactgtacagggcagcttCTAACAGAGAAAGGTCAGCCGTGTACCCATTGGCTTGTTAAAtttggcaccagtgccaggggtcacggaatatccagggacacgcaggcgatggtgagtccctccagccatgacgggtgggagaatcgggctggcattgaatgagagggacaccatgtgggtggggaaggggtgtgggggtagtcaatgagttgagttggataagatagcaccaggaatctagcttggcctcgtacagataatctctctgtcacactcaaagaAAATGACACTGaagcaaattattgttagaatcagcccagtgcgtcagagattctgttgtaactgctcccatttacaaagctgtagaacaaatgctcatccaaaactctccatcatttcacctcacaccaatctcccttttttccatctttcctgggaagactggctcatgttacggGATGCGatcgaagtgtctacgtttcagcattctgaaacctgggaacacatccttccatgacactgtctctcagtctccccctctctgtctataccccaaacccctcccaagtggtgatatttaaactgattcccccgccatctctctctggcagtgatgttcacacccacagcacccccttgtcagggcacaatggagatatggatctGTAAATGGGTGGaagctgtacgtcctgtcacttccagcatgggctgcaagtttcccctcactgggcaggggtggatggggggaaaggtgatggacaggtcacggagctccatggtacgttctgtccccgacattctataactgccattccccggaacgttctgtctctgacattctataactgacattccccggaacgttctgtccctgacattctataaccgacattccccggaacgttctgtccccaacattctataactgccattacccggaacgttctgtccccgacattctataactgacattccccggaacgttctgtccctgacattctataactgacattccccggaacgttctgtccctgacgttgtttgtttgtgaacggccggacgtcagtgaattgaacaaacgataagatcccgagggaagagatcccgttccagggagaaggagacactgttccgaaggcccctcaggcagttaaaggggtgaatacgttttccctgcgtttacatttcttcacgacacaggatcgaccacaatttagaccaaaatacagaaattcccaaactccgtttgtcttcaggaaactgggagtgaatccttcaggacagttacgtttccaccctccgtattaggaactgggaaggagtgacctgtgtctgctctcgagtgattgagtgtgtgggaatgttctagaaaccatctgtccttatggatgtgtctctatgtgtttggggagggagggtttcttgtggtttgtgtcacatttttgtcagtaattccgaccttcccatttgttattccagctccaattattttactaaatccctgaatacagggacacatttgaaaatctcactgggtccccgatcaaacgggtccctttgcctccaggctgatggataatgggtttgttttccttcctcacagttaacgtagtgaccatctacgtcctgctttataaagattgtggattgtctccatgtgtcagacgttacctgggggccatggcagcggcggatctcctggtcattatcctcgacctgatcctgagacacattcccattgtttataaggaacagttttatttcctgaggtactccgtccccgtgtgtaatatccacgccgtcctgctttatgcagccactgactgctctgtctggttcaccgtcactttcacctttgatcggtttgtggccatttgttgccagaagctgaaaagtaaatattgcagtgagaaaacggcggctgtggttctgggagcagtgactgtgctgagctgtttaaagaacatttcctggtattttatgctcacggctcggtattggctggggaacgtcccctggttttgtgatgtaacagtcgctgttctattctccagtgtctgggtcacaatcgagttcctccaccacattctaaccccgggtgtcccatttctcctgattctgctg
This genomic interval from Hemiscyllium ocellatum isolate sHemOce1 unplaced genomic scaffold, sHemOce1.pat.X.cur. scaffold_609_pat_ctg1, whole genome shotgun sequence contains the following:
- the LOC132814012 gene encoding uncharacterized protein LOC132814012 isoform X2, whose protein sequence is MWWRNSIVTQTLENRTATVTSQNQGTFPSQYRALLATNGHKPIKGESDGEPDRAVSGCIKQDGVDITHGDGVPQEIKLFLINNGNVSQDQVEDNDQEIRRCHGPQARAPRGMVHWGNRAKTMATDEWAPHSNQQTEVLPPSWDTSAVQDIRPRTFG
- the LOC132814012 gene encoding uncharacterized protein LOC132814012 isoform X1, with protein sequence MWWRNSIVTQTLENRTATVTSQNQGTFPSQYRALLATNGHKPIKGESDGEPDRAVSGCIKQDGVDITHGDGVPQEIKLFLINNGNVSQDQVEDNDQEIRRCHGPQVSVLAVWNQNWLASRRQRVVVEGKYSAWKSVARAPRGMVHWGNRAKTMATDEWAPHSNQQTEVLPPSWDTSAVQDIRPRTFG